One part of the Humulus lupulus chromosome 9, drHumLupu1.1, whole genome shotgun sequence genome encodes these proteins:
- the LOC133800336 gene encoding uncharacterized mitochondrial protein AtMg00820-like has product MITCSKVGIVKPKLLCAIAAHIPIEPTTFKEAFQSSAWREAMAVGFQALTSQTTWKLVPPPTHSKVIGCKWVYRIKLLADGSVEHYKACLVAKGFHQTVGFDFSDTFSPVIKPTTIRLVLSLAISHDWSANWMFKTLFYMVIYLRLFT; this is encoded by the coding sequence ATGATCACCTGCTCCAAGGTCGGTATAGTCAAACCAAAGTTGTTATGTGCTATTGCTGCTCATATACCGATTGAGCCCACCACCTTCAAAGAAGCTTTTCAATCATCGGCATGGAGAGAGGCCATGGCAGTTGGGTTCCAAGCTCTCACttctcaaaccacttggaaattAGTTCCACCACCCACCCATTCTAAGGTCATTGGCTGCAAGTGGGTGTATAGAATTAAGTTACTTGCTGACGGTTCTGTTGAGCACTACAAAGCGTGCTTGGTTGCCAAAGGGTTCCATCAAACTGTTGGTTTTGACTTCTCCGATACTTTTAGTCCAGTGATAAAGCCGACCACCATCAGATTAGTGTTGAGTTTAGCTATCTCGCATGATTGGTCCGCCAATTGGATGTTCAAAACGCTTTTCTACATGGTGATTTATCTGAGACTATTTACATGA
- the LOC133801230 gene encoding transcription factor MYB1, translated as MDTVDDITTLTSEIDAEELDGLGGSGDDAGKTGDDGGSGKAGKDRVKGPWSPEEDAILSRLVSKFGARNWSLIARGISGRSGKSCRLRWCNQLDPAVKRKPFSDEEDNIIVAAHEIHGNKWAAIARLLTGRTDNAIKNHWNSTLRRRCLERDKVKLEPGNAVEDVSFDRTKASSEETMSCGDTNSFKSMEGRDPSFVEHMVDHNEIKLPAEGYLSHEVLEPPTLFRPVARVSAFSVYNTLDGQQPLSLIQRPVPMQGPLVQLAKSDVQIFKLLEAEYGGNSVPHQCGHGCCEVKDGKNSRNSLLGPDFVDFTEPPAISSFDLAAIATDISNLAWLKSGLENTSVRAMDDAAGRIISNGSQIQMGRFEESRTSDHLVFEERRENLMGMKTNVLST; from the exons aTGGATACTGTGGACGACATTACTACCCTCACCTCCGAGATCGACGCCGAAGAATTGGACGGACTCGGCGGGAGCGGTGACGATGCCGGGAAGACGGGAGACGATGGTGGCAGTGGGAAAGCTGGGAAGGACAGAGTAAAAGGGCCTTGGTCTCCAGAAGAAGACGCAATTTTGAGTAGACTAGTGAGCAAGTTCGGGGCAAGGAATTGGAGTCTGATCGCCCGAGGAATCTCTGGCCGATCCGGCAAGTCTTGCCGGCTCCGATGGTGCAATCAGCTCGACCCAGCTGTCAAGCGCAAGCCCTTTTCTG ATGAGGAGGACAATATCATAGTTGCAGCCCATGAAATTCATGGAAACAAATGGGCAGCTATTGCTAGGCTTTTAACAGGAAGAACAGACAATGCTATAAAAAATCATTGGAATTCCACCCTAAGGCGTAGATGTTTGGAGCGTGATAAAGTAAAGTTGGAACCAGGCAATGCTGTAGAAGATGTTAGCTTTGACAGAACTAAAGCATCATCTGAAGAAACCATGTCATGTGGTGATACCAATTCATTTAAGTCCATGGAAGGAAGAGATCCCTCCTTTGTGGAGCATATGGTTGATCATAATGAAATCAAGTTGCCAGCAGAAGGTTATTTAAGTCACGAAGTACTGGAACCACCTACACTTTTTCGACCAGTGGCACGTGTTAGTGCATTTAGTGTATATAATACTTTAGATGGACAACAACCACTATCATTAATTCAAAGGCCTGTTCCAATGCAAGGACCTCTGGTTCAGCTAGCAAAATCTGATGTTCAAATTTTTAAATTGCTTGAAGCAGAATATGGGGGGAACTCAGTGCCTCATCAATGTGGTCACGGTTGCTGCGAGGTGAAAGATGGTAAAAATTCTCGAAACTCTTTGTTAGGACCAGATTTTGTCGATTTTACAGAGCCTCCAGCAATTTCAAGTTTTGATCTGGCTGCAATTGCCACTGACATTAGCAACCTTGCTTGGCTTAAAAGCGGGTTGGAGAATACCAGTGTTAGAGCAATGGATGATGCAGCGGGTAGAATTATATCTAATGGATCTCAAATACAAATGGGACGCTTTGAAGAGAGTAGAACCAGTGATCACTTGGTTTTCGAAGAAAGAAGGGAGAACTTGATGGGCATGAAAACTAATGTGCTATCAACTTAG
- the LOC133800338 gene encoding uncharacterized protein LOC133800338 gives MAKQLNVYMQSSSENDTLCPSPSPTLIHPPTPPPSWSWSSSLPSPRPQDSRPLYPWAMAQLCKVRSFEYLMENRITAIRGDLRCRNCKQEFEMELDLMKEFLEVGSFIERTKEDMRDRAPLSWLKPKLPTCPSCHQDSSEPVVIDSQNDGYSINWLFLLLAQLLGCCTLQHLKLFCKTNEIHRTGAKDRLLYLAYVNLCKQLHPNGPFDR, from the coding sequence ATGGCCAAGCAGCTCAACGTGTACATGCAGAGTAGTTCTGAGAATGACACACTCTGTCCTAGTCCTTCTCCTACCCTAATCCACCCTCCTACACCACCACCATCATGGTCGTGGTCGTCCTCATTGCCATCGCCCCGGCCCCAAGATTCTCGTCCTCTGTATCCTTGGGCCATGGCACAACTCTGCAAGGTGCGCAGCTTTGAGTACCTGATGGAAAATAGGATAACGGCGATCAGGGGTGACTTACGGTGCAGGAATTGTAAGCAAGAATTCGAGATGGAGTTGGATTTGATGAAGGAGTTCTTGGAGGTGGGGAGCTTCATCGAGAGGACCAAGGAGGATATGAGAGACAGAGCCCCGCTCTCTTGGTTAAAGCCCAAACTCCCCACTTGCCCATCGTGTCACCAAGACAGCTCTGAGCCGGTAGTCATTGATTCTCAGAACGATGGTTACAGTATCAACTGGCTCTTCTTGCTGTTGGCTCAACTCTTGGGGTGCTGCACTCTTCAACACCTCAAGTTGTTCTGCAAGACAAATGAGATTCACCGAACTGGGGCTAAGGATCGACTCTTATATCTGGCTTACGTGAATCTCTGCAAGCAACTTCACCCCAATGGGCCTTTTGATCGTTGA